A DNA window from Thalassospiraceae bacterium LMO-JJ14 contains the following coding sequences:
- the ilvC gene encoding ketol-acid reductoisomerase: MRVYYDRDADVNLIKGKKVAVVGYGSQGHAHALNLRDSGVKEVAVALREGSSSAKKAENEGLKVLSPADAAAWADVVMVLTPDEGQAALYRDHLAANLKEGAALAFAHGLNIHFQLIEARPDLDVFMIAPKGPGHTVRSEYQRGAGVPCLVAVNQDATGNALEVALSYASAIGGGRSGIIETTFKEECETDLFGEQAVLCGGLSHLIMAGYETLVEAGYAPEMAYFECCHEVKLIVDLIYEGGIANMRYSVSNTAEYGDYVSGPRVITDDTKKAMKDILTDIQTGRFVRDFMSENMTGQASFKASRRIAAEHGVEVVGEKLRAMMPWIAENQLVDKTKN; the protein is encoded by the coding sequence ATGCGAGTTTATTACGACCGTGATGCGGATGTGAATCTGATCAAAGGCAAGAAAGTGGCCGTTGTCGGCTACGGCAGCCAGGGCCATGCCCATGCCCTCAACCTCCGCGACAGCGGCGTCAAGGAAGTGGCCGTCGCGCTCCGCGAAGGTTCCTCCAGCGCCAAGAAGGCGGAAAACGAAGGCCTCAAGGTGCTCAGCCCGGCCGACGCAGCCGCCTGGGCCGATGTCGTCATGGTGCTGACGCCGGACGAAGGTCAGGCCGCACTGTACCGCGATCACCTGGCCGCCAACCTCAAGGAAGGTGCGGCGCTGGCGTTCGCGCACGGTCTCAACATCCACTTCCAGCTGATCGAAGCGCGTCCCGACCTCGACGTCTTCATGATCGCGCCGAAGGGCCCGGGCCACACGGTGCGCTCCGAATACCAGCGCGGCGCCGGTGTGCCGTGCCTGGTCGCGGTCAACCAGGACGCCACGGGCAATGCCCTCGAAGTCGCGCTCAGCTACGCCTCGGCCATCGGCGGCGGCCGCTCCGGCATCATCGAGACGACCTTCAAGGAAGAGTGCGAAACCGACCTGTTCGGCGAACAGGCGGTGCTGTGCGGCGGTCTGTCGCATCTCATCATGGCCGGTTACGAAACGCTGGTCGAAGCCGGTTACGCGCCGGAAATGGCCTATTTCGAGTGCTGCCACGAAGTGAAGCTGATCGTCGATCTGATCTATGAAGGCGGCATCGCCAACATGCGTTACTCGGTGTCGAACACGGCGGAATACGGCGATTACGTCTCCGGCCCGCGCGTCATCACCGACGACACCAAGAAAGCCATGAAGGACATCCTGACGGACATCCAGACCGGCCGCTTCGTGCGTGACTTCATGTCCGAGAACATGACCGGTCAGGCCAGCTTCAAGGCGTCCCGCCGCATCGCCGCCGAACACGGCGTCGAAGTGGTCGGCGAAAAGCTCCGCGCCATGATGCCGTGGATCGCCGAGAACCAGCTCGTCGACAAGACCAAGAACTGA
- the ilvN gene encoding acetolactate synthase small subunit — MSIDKKINFHTISVLVDNEPGVLARVIGLFSGRGYNIESLTVALVDIEKSLSRITIVTSGTEMIIEQIKAQLGRLVPVHRVSDLTLDGPHVDRELALVKVVGSGDKRVESLRIADIFRARVVDSTNESFVFEIVGDTGKLNAFIDLMRPLGLADISRTGVAAIARGTEGL; from the coding sequence ATGAGCATCGACAAAAAGATCAACTTTCACACCATCTCCGTTCTCGTCGACAACGAGCCGGGCGTTTTGGCGCGCGTCATCGGCCTGTTTTCCGGCCGTGGCTACAACATCGAAAGCCTGACCGTCGCCTTGGTGGATATCGAAAAAAGCCTGTCGCGGATCACCATCGTCACCTCCGGTACGGAAATGATTATCGAGCAGATCAAGGCGCAGTTGGGCCGCTTGGTGCCTGTGCACCGGGTTTCCGACTTGACCCTCGACGGCCCGCATGTGGACCGCGAGCTGGCGCTGGTCAAGGTGGTCGGGTCCGGTGACAAACGCGTCGAAAGCTTGCGTATCGCCGATATCTTCCGTGCCCGCGTGGTCGACAGCACGAACGAGAGTTTCGTCTTCGAAATCGTCGGCGACACCGGCAAATTGAACGCTTTTATCGATCTGATGCGGCCGTTGGGGCTTGCGGATATTTCACGTACCGGCGTCGCCGCCATTGCCCGCGGGACCGAGGGGCTGTAA
- a CDS encoding acetolactate synthase 3 large subunit, translating to MSTTEISGAEIILKALADQGVEVIFGYPGGAVLPIYDAIFNQNQIRHILVRQEGGAVHAAEGYARSTGKVGVVLVTSGPGATNAVTGLTDALMDSIPVVCLTGQVPTHLIGNDAFQECDTTGITRPCTKHNYLVKNVADLSHVMHEAFHVARSGRPGPVVIDLPKDVCMAKQDYTPKEEISLAKYQPRLKPESDKIAEAVELIASAKKPVFYCGGGVINSGPEASRLLTEFVRMTNYPCTLTLMGLGAYPSSDKQFLGMLGMHGTYEANMSMHDCDVMICVGARFDDRITGRLDAFSPNSKKIHIDIDPSSINKNVKVDIPIVGDVAHVLKELIAGWKAKKHHPDLAALDKWWAQIADWRAVESLKFKQSGDIIKPQYVLQTLNDLTRDRDTYITTEVGQHQMWAAQYLSFEEPNRWMTSGGLGTMGYGLPAAMGVQIAHPESLVVDISGEASFLMNMQELSTIAQYRLPVKCLILNNFYMGMVRQWQELLHGGRYAESYMDSLPDFVKLADTFGMKGLRTTKPGEVEDLLKEMIETDGPVIADVQIDPTENCFPMIPSGAAHNEMLLGPDDKAEKPISEEGMVLV from the coding sequence ATGAGCACGACAGAAATATCCGGAGCAGAGATTATCCTGAAGGCATTGGCCGATCAGGGTGTCGAAGTCATCTTCGGTTATCCGGGCGGTGCGGTCCTGCCGATCTATGACGCGATCTTCAACCAGAACCAGATCCGCCATATCCTTGTCCGTCAGGAAGGCGGCGCCGTGCATGCCGCCGAAGGCTATGCCCGTTCGACCGGCAAGGTCGGCGTCGTTCTGGTGACGTCGGGTCCCGGTGCGACCAATGCGGTAACCGGCCTGACCGATGCGCTGATGGACAGCATTCCCGTTGTCTGCCTGACCGGTCAGGTGCCGACGCATCTGATCGGCAACGACGCCTTTCAGGAATGCGACACCACCGGTATCACGCGCCCCTGCACCAAGCATAACTATCTGGTGAAGAACGTTGCCGATCTGTCGCATGTCATGCACGAGGCGTTTCACGTCGCGCGTTCCGGCCGTCCGGGCCCGGTCGTCATCGACCTGCCCAAGGATGTCTGCATGGCGAAGCAGGACTACACGCCGAAGGAAGAAATCTCGCTGGCCAAGTATCAGCCGCGCCTGAAACCCGAGTCCGACAAGATCGCCGAAGCGGTCGAACTGATCGCGTCGGCCAAGAAGCCGGTGTTCTATTGCGGCGGCGGCGTCATCAATTCCGGTCCGGAAGCTTCCAGGCTGCTGACCGAATTCGTGCGCATGACCAATTATCCGTGCACCCTGACACTGATGGGGCTGGGGGCTTATCCGTCGTCGGACAAGCAGTTCCTCGGCATGCTCGGCATGCACGGCACTTACGAAGCCAACATGTCGATGCACGACTGCGACGTCATGATCTGCGTCGGCGCGCGGTTCGACGACCGCATCACCGGGCGTCTGGATGCGTTCTCGCCGAATTCAAAGAAAATCCACATCGACATCGACCCCAGCTCGATCAACAAGAACGTCAAGGTCGATATCCCGATCGTCGGCGATGTCGCGCACGTCCTCAAGGAATTGATCGCCGGGTGGAAAGCCAAGAAGCATCACCCCGATCTCGCCGCGCTCGACAAGTGGTGGGCGCAGATCGCCGACTGGCGCGCCGTCGAATCGCTGAAATTCAAGCAGTCCGGCGACATCATCAAGCCGCAGTACGTGTTGCAGACACTCAATGATCTGACGCGCGACAGGGACACCTACATCACCACCGAAGTCGGGCAGCACCAAATGTGGGCAGCGCAGTATCTCAGCTTCGAAGAGCCGAACCGCTGGATGACGTCGGGCGGCCTCGGCACCATGGGCTATGGCCTGCCGGCCGCCATGGGCGTGCAGATCGCGCATCCGGAAAGCCTGGTCGTGGATATCTCCGGCGAGGCGTCGTTCCTGATGAACATGCAGGAGCTTTCCACCATCGCGCAGTACCGTCTGCCGGTGAAGTGCCTGATCCTCAATAACTTCTATATGGGCATGGTGCGTCAGTGGCAGGAGCTGCTGCACGGCGGGCGCTATGCGGAAAGCTACATGGATAGCCTGCCGGATTTCGTCAAACTGGCCGACACCTTCGGTATGAAGGGGTTGCGTACGACCAAACCCGGTGAGGTCGAGGACCTGTTGAAGGAAATGATCGAAACCGACGGACCGGTGATCGCCGACGTGCAGATCGATCCGACGGAAAACTGCTTCCCGATGATTCCGTCGGGCGCGGCGCACAATGAAATGCTTCTGGGCCCGGACGACAAGGCCGAGAAACCGATTTCGGAAGAGGGGATGGTCCTCGTCTAA
- the miaA gene encoding tRNA (adenosine(37)-N6)-dimethylallyltransferase MiaA, giving the protein MDDLSPVVIIAGPTASGKTDLALKAAEKLNGEVVNADSMQVYADLSILTARPGPAEMQRVPHHLFGCLSVAERCSAGRWLEMAQTALADIHARGRVPVVAGGTGLYLKALTDGLAPVPDVPSEMVAQMTAHLDDIGGEAFRAELGTVDPEAAARLPASDRQRLIRAAAVFAATGRTLSDWQGEQADAPGYPARYLTIVLMPPRDEMYAAIDARFDAMLAAGALDEVKAFAALGLAPDLPAARAVGVAELMRALNGEWDLETAVTKAKTASRHLAKRQMTWFRRQIRTDLCVEEKYSERDEEKIFSFIRKFLLTPGA; this is encoded by the coding sequence TTGGACGATTTATCGCCCGTTGTCATCATCGCCGGACCGACGGCGAGCGGAAAAACCGATTTGGCCCTGAAGGCCGCCGAAAAGCTTAACGGCGAGGTGGTCAATGCGGACAGCATGCAGGTATATGCAGACTTGAGCATCCTCACCGCGCGCCCAGGGCCGGCCGAAATGCAGCGCGTACCGCACCATCTGTTCGGTTGCCTGAGCGTTGCGGAACGCTGCTCGGCCGGGCGCTGGCTCGAAATGGCGCAGACGGCGCTCGCGGATATCCATGCCCGCGGCCGCGTGCCGGTGGTTGCCGGCGGCACCGGTCTGTACCTGAAGGCGCTGACGGACGGGCTGGCGCCGGTCCCCGATGTGCCCTCTGAAATGGTTGCGCAGATGACCGCGCACCTCGACGACATCGGCGGTGAGGCGTTCCGCGCCGAGCTTGGCACCGTGGACCCCGAAGCCGCCGCCAGACTGCCTGCCAGCGACCGCCAGCGCCTGATCAGGGCCGCCGCGGTGTTCGCCGCCACGGGCCGTACGCTCAGCGACTGGCAGGGCGAACAGGCTGATGCGCCGGGCTATCCGGCACGCTATCTGACGATCGTCCTGATGCCGCCGCGAGACGAGATGTACGCCGCCATCGATGCCCGCTTCGACGCCATGCTGGCGGCAGGGGCGCTCGACGAGGTCAAGGCTTTCGCGGCCCTCGGTTTGGCGCCCGATCTGCCGGCCGCACGCGCCGTCGGTGTCGCCGAGCTGATGCGGGCCCTGAACGGCGAATGGGACCTGGAAACGGCTGTCACAAAGGCGAAGACGGCATCCCGCCATCTTGCGAAGCGGCAGATGACCTGGTTCAGGCGTCAGATTCGTACAGATTTGTGCGTTGAAGAGAAATATTCGGAAAGAGATGAAGAAAAAATCTTTTCATTTATTCGCAAGTTTTTATTGACCCCCGGGGCATGA
- the serB gene encoding phosphoserine phosphatase SerB yields the protein MQSVVTLIAPEDTPLGESIVGEVRAALNTLGAETSQPVWLCDAIACDIGFEHIAEDQADAAARSIIAARPVDVIAQETLSRRKSLLLADMDSTIVTSETLDDLAAHVGLKEKIAAITARAMNGELDFKAALRERVGMLKGLSAGALDEAWAQIELSPGAETLVRTMAAHDARCVLVSGGFKFFTSRVAARCGFHEDLSNDLIIEDGKLTGQVTEPILDKDVKLQTLIARAASHGLSLAETLAVGDGANDLPMLKGAGLGVAYRGKPSVLTEAPARLDHADLSGLLYAQGYRVEEFVG from the coding sequence ATGCAATCCGTCGTGACCCTGATCGCACCCGAGGACACCCCCCTTGGCGAGAGCATTGTTGGCGAAGTTCGCGCCGCCCTCAACACCCTCGGTGCAGAAACATCGCAACCGGTATGGCTTTGCGATGCGATTGCCTGCGATATCGGCTTCGAGCATATCGCCGAAGACCAGGCCGACGCGGCGGCCAGAAGCATCATTGCCGCGCGTCCCGTCGACGTCATCGCGCAGGAAACGCTGAGCCGGCGCAAGTCGCTTTTGCTGGCCGACATGGACAGCACCATCGTGACGTCGGAGACGCTGGACGATCTGGCGGCGCATGTCGGGCTCAAGGAAAAGATCGCCGCGATCACGGCCAGAGCCATGAACGGAGAACTGGATTTCAAGGCCGCGCTCAGAGAGCGGGTCGGTATGCTGAAGGGGCTTTCCGCCGGGGCACTGGACGAGGCCTGGGCCCAGATCGAACTTTCGCCCGGCGCCGAGACTCTGGTCCGTACCATGGCGGCGCACGATGCCCGCTGCGTTCTGGTCTCGGGCGGCTTCAAATTTTTCACGTCCAGGGTCGCGGCGCGCTGCGGCTTTCACGAAGACCTGTCGAACGATCTGATCATCGAGGACGGCAAACTGACCGGGCAGGTAACGGAACCGATCCTCGACAAGGACGTGAAGTTGCAGACTCTGATCGCGCGCGCCGCCAGTCATGGCCTGTCGCTTGCCGAGACGCTCGCTGTCGGCGACGGCGCCAATGACCTGCCGATGCTGAAAGGCGCCGGGCTCGGCGTTGCCTACCGAGGCAAACCGAGCGTCCTCACCGAAGCACCGGCACGGCTCGATCATGCCGATCTGAGCGGGCTTCTGTATGCGCAGGGCTACCGGGTGGAAGAATTCGTCGGGTAA
- a CDS encoding Do family serine endopeptidase, translating into MRHARVTTRAAVKSDDTSKTVIWAMRLFAVLTALAIALQASGAFAKGAPDSFSGLAKKLLPTVVNISTTQMVEGRNGFDIPQLPPGSPFEDFFKDFFERNGQPQRPRKATSLGSGFIVDAKGFVVTNNHVIDGADEITVILHDDTRLKAELVGRDSKTDIAVLKVNYDGDLPVAELGDSNASEVGDWVIAIGNPFGFGGTLTAGIISAINRNLNAGPYDNFMQTDASINRGNSGGPMFNMGGEVIGINTAIISPTGGSVGIGFAVPTSTAAPVIRQLINNGEVRRGWLGVHIQSVTPEIAESLGLDGPRGAMVASVLDDGPAASVDIKAGDVVIEFGGVAVADVHSLPKLVAAVDPGTTVEIVVWRDGKKKTFKVKVGVLKDTPVEVAAVDTKDVGAESTVDGLGFKVAVIDDNARERFKLGDTVKGVVVTDVDADGPAAEKGLQPGDVIIQVSQSDVSEPADVTRKVDEAKAQGRKSVLLRVGSAQGRRFIAIRIDKG; encoded by the coding sequence ATGAGACACGCCAGAGTGACGACCCGAGCCGCCGTTAAATCGGACGACACGTCCAAAACCGTCATCTGGGCGATGCGGCTGTTCGCCGTTCTGACGGCGCTGGCGATTGCTCTGCAGGCGTCGGGCGCATTTGCCAAGGGCGCGCCGGACAGTTTTTCCGGTCTGGCGAAAAAGCTTTTGCCGACAGTCGTCAATATCTCGACGACGCAGATGGTCGAAGGGCGCAACGGGTTCGATATACCGCAGTTGCCGCCGGGCTCGCCGTTCGAGGATTTCTTCAAAGACTTCTTCGAGCGCAATGGCCAGCCGCAGCGACCGCGCAAGGCGACGTCGCTGGGGTCCGGCTTCATCGTCGATGCCAAGGGCTTCGTCGTCACCAACAACCACGTTATTGATGGTGCGGATGAGATTACCGTGATCCTTCACGACGACACGCGGCTCAAGGCGGAACTGGTCGGGCGCGATTCGAAAACCGATATCGCGGTGCTCAAGGTCAATTACGACGGCGATCTGCCGGTCGCCGAACTGGGCGATTCGAATGCCAGCGAAGTCGGCGACTGGGTGATTGCCATCGGCAATCCCTTCGGCTTTGGCGGCACGCTCACGGCGGGGATCATCTCGGCGATTAACCGTAACCTCAATGCCGGCCCCTACGACAATTTCATGCAGACCGACGCCTCGATCAACCGCGGCAATTCGGGCGGGCCGATGTTCAATATGGGTGGTGAGGTGATCGGTATTAATACCGCGATTATCTCGCCGACCGGCGGCAGTGTCGGTATCGGCTTTGCCGTGCCGACCTCGACCGCCGCACCGGTGATCCGTCAGTTGATCAATAACGGCGAAGTGCGGCGCGGCTGGCTTGGCGTGCATATTCAGTCGGTAACGCCTGAAATCGCCGAAAGTCTGGGCCTCGATGGCCCCCGGGGCGCAATGGTCGCCAGTGTCCTCGATGACGGGCCGGCGGCATCGGTTGACATCAAGGCCGGCGATGTAGTGATTGAATTCGGCGGAGTCGCGGTGGCGGATGTGCACAGCTTGCCGAAGCTCGTCGCCGCCGTCGACCCTGGTACCACAGTCGAAATCGTGGTCTGGCGCGACGGCAAGAAAAAGACCTTCAAGGTCAAGGTCGGGGTGCTCAAGGATACGCCGGTCGAAGTCGCCGCTGTCGATACCAAGGATGTCGGTGCCGAAAGCACGGTCGACGGTCTGGGCTTCAAAGTCGCGGTGATCGACGACAACGCGCGCGAACGTTTCAAGCTTGGTGACACGGTGAAGGGTGTTGTTGTGACCGACGTCGATGCCGACGGGCCGGCCGCGGAAAAGGGGCTGCAGCCGGGCGATGTGATCATTCAGGTCAGTCAGTCGGATGTCAGCGAACCCGCCGACGTGACGCGCAAGGTCGATGAAGCCAAGGCGCAGGGCCGAAAGTCGGTGCTGCTGCGCGTCGGAAGCGCGCAGGGGCGGCGATTCATCGCGATCCGCATCGACAAGGGCTGA
- a CDS encoding lysozyme inhibitor LprI family protein, whose protein sequence is MQQDTAVVRFLALAFLIYLFPVPSSAGENNSWLPYFAVSKSEEFACKYDGAPNKTDIRKCLVSQTTSIDAEIDELIKQLSAASEKSFKELPSSEPSIIGNPASALVQSQDAWRKFRKLNCGLYYDFSFGGSIRNRFHAACNLRIAKERRSELQAAAKLF, encoded by the coding sequence ATGCAACAGGATACAGCTGTAGTCAGATTTCTGGCGCTTGCCTTTCTCATCTATTTGTTCCCAGTGCCGTCAAGTGCTGGCGAGAACAATTCCTGGTTGCCATATTTCGCCGTTAGTAAGAGTGAAGAGTTTGCCTGCAAGTACGATGGCGCACCCAACAAAACGGATATCCGCAAATGCCTTGTCTCGCAGACGACATCGATAGATGCGGAGATAGATGAACTCATCAAACAGTTATCCGCAGCATCAGAAAAATCTTTCAAAGAACTACCTTCTAGTGAGCCCTCAATCATTGGTAATCCGGCAAGCGCCTTGGTTCAATCCCAGGATGCTTGGCGCAAATTTCGTAAACTTAATTGCGGTCTGTATTACGATTTTTCATTCGGCGGTTCGATACGGAACAGATTTCATGCAGCATGTAACTTGCGAATAGCCAAGGAACGACGGTCTGAATTACAGGCAGCAGCGAAGCTATTTTAG